Proteins encoded by one window of Mycolicibacterium sp. ND9-15:
- the meaB gene encoding methylmalonyl Co-A mutase-associated GTPase MeaB: protein MADPITDLSSAVADGDRAALARAITLVESTRVDHREQAQELLLSLTSYAGNALHVGITGVPGVGKSTAIEALGMYLIEQGHKVAVLAVDPSSTRTRGSILGDKTRMARLAVHPDAYIRPSPTSGTLGGVAKATRETIVLLEAAGFDVVLVETVGVGQSEVTVANMVDTFVFLTLARTGDQLQGIKKGVLELADIVVVNKADGEHAIEAKRAARELAGAIRLIYPRETLWRPPVLTMSALEGKGLEELWATVLKHREVLTEAGEFENRRRAQQVEWTWSMVRDTVLDRVLSNPKVKEVRAEIERQVRDGELTPALAAQHLLDAADVRGVNK from the coding sequence ATGGCCGACCCGATCACCGACCTCTCGTCCGCCGTGGCGGACGGCGACCGCGCCGCCCTGGCAAGAGCCATCACGCTGGTGGAGTCGACGCGCGTCGACCACCGCGAGCAGGCGCAGGAGCTGCTGCTGAGTCTGACCTCATACGCGGGTAACGCGCTGCACGTCGGGATCACCGGGGTGCCCGGCGTCGGGAAGTCGACGGCGATCGAGGCGCTCGGCATGTACCTGATCGAGCAGGGCCATAAGGTCGCGGTGCTCGCGGTCGACCCCTCGTCGACACGCACCCGCGGCTCGATCCTCGGCGACAAGACCCGGATGGCGCGGTTGGCGGTGCACCCCGATGCCTACATCCGGCCGTCACCGACCTCGGGCACGCTGGGCGGCGTCGCCAAGGCAACCCGCGAGACGATCGTGCTGCTGGAGGCGGCGGGCTTCGACGTGGTCCTGGTCGAGACTGTCGGCGTCGGGCAGTCCGAGGTGACGGTCGCCAACATGGTCGACACCTTCGTGTTCCTCACCCTGGCCCGCACCGGCGACCAGCTGCAGGGAATCAAGAAGGGCGTGCTCGAACTCGCCGACATCGTGGTGGTGAACAAAGCCGACGGTGAGCACGCGATCGAGGCCAAGCGGGCGGCCCGCGAGCTCGCCGGGGCCATCCGCCTCATCTATCCGCGCGAAACGCTATGGCGTCCACCCGTCCTCACGATGAGTGCGCTGGAGGGAAAGGGCCTCGAGGAGCTGTGGGCCACCGTGCTCAAGCATCGTGAGGTGCTCACGGAGGCGGGGGAGTTCGAGAACCGCCGGCGGGCCCAGCAAGTCGAGTGGACCTGGTCGATGGTGCGGGACACGGTGCTGGACCGGGTGCTGTCGAATCCGAAGGTGAAAGAGGTCCGGGCCGAGATCGAGCGCCAGGTCCGCGACGGCGAGCTGACCCCGGCGCTTGCTGCGCAGCACCTTCTCGACGCGGCTGACGTGCGCGGAGTTAACAAATAG
- the mutA gene encoding methylmalonyl-CoA mutase small subunit, which produces MIVQKPTAIEADRDRWRSAVAGVLAKSIRQDPADLPAEPERLLDSPTYDGFAIHPLYTSLDELPEPPLPGRWPFVRGGDALRDVKAGWKVAEAFPANGPGSVAEHNGAVLLGLTEGVSALVIRAGATGVPVAELDRLFDGVFLDLVPVLFETTGADYVSAADAVLALLSDLDADQRSRLSIDFGADPLTGPLSAHQAPEIGDVVAIAARLGDYGGHVRAVTVDGPAFHNLGANASWELAGSVAAGVGYLRLLGGSGISVADALRQISFRIAADDNQFMTIAKLRAARRLWARVAEVVGAPEHGAATLHAVTSLPMMTKRDPWVNLLRTTVAAFSAGVGGADTIQVHPFDVAIAGGFPGTAASFARRMARNTQLLLLEESHLGRVLDPAAGSWHVEDLTEQLAEQAWKHFQDIESRGGFEQARDHVAARIAEVAERRAEDIAHRRTALTGVNEFPDIAEPPLPQGDSLRGVIRYAAGFEALRDRSDAFLEKTGVRPRVLLLPLGPLAEHNVRTTFVTNLLASGGIEALTEADETPTIAVICGTDARYGAEASAAVDSARAAGISHVLLAGPEKAVAEADSKPDGYLTAKIDAVGTLSDLLTRLGA; this is translated from the coding sequence ATAATCGTGCAGAAACCCACTGCGATCGAGGCCGATCGAGACCGTTGGCGCTCAGCGGTTGCCGGGGTGCTGGCAAAGAGCATCCGTCAGGATCCCGCCGATCTGCCCGCCGAACCCGAGCGACTGCTGGACTCGCCGACCTACGACGGCTTCGCTATCCATCCGCTGTACACGAGCCTGGACGAGCTGCCGGAACCCCCGCTGCCCGGCCGGTGGCCGTTCGTGCGTGGTGGCGACGCGCTGCGCGACGTCAAGGCCGGCTGGAAGGTGGCCGAGGCGTTCCCGGCCAACGGGCCCGGCAGCGTCGCCGAACACAACGGCGCGGTGTTGCTCGGACTGACCGAAGGGGTCAGCGCTCTGGTCATCCGCGCCGGCGCTACGGGCGTGCCTGTGGCCGAACTGGATCGGCTGTTCGACGGTGTCTTTCTCGATCTCGTTCCGGTGCTGTTCGAGACCACCGGGGCGGATTACGTTTCTGCGGCCGATGCGGTGCTCGCGTTGCTGAGCGATCTCGACGCCGATCAGCGGTCCCGCCTGTCGATCGACTTCGGCGCCGACCCGCTGACCGGCCCCCTGAGCGCGCACCAGGCACCGGAGATCGGCGACGTCGTGGCCATCGCTGCCAGACTGGGCGACTACGGCGGTCACGTCCGCGCCGTCACCGTGGACGGTCCCGCGTTCCACAACCTCGGCGCCAACGCGTCCTGGGAGCTGGCGGGTTCGGTGGCCGCAGGCGTCGGCTATCTGCGGCTGCTGGGCGGAAGCGGCATTTCGGTGGCAGATGCCTTGCGCCAGATCAGCTTCCGCATCGCTGCCGACGACAACCAGTTCATGACGATCGCGAAGCTGCGGGCCGCGCGCCGGCTGTGGGCCAGGGTGGCCGAGGTGGTCGGCGCGCCCGAGCACGGGGCGGCGACCCTGCACGCCGTGACCTCGTTGCCGATGATGACCAAGCGCGATCCCTGGGTGAACCTGCTGCGCACCACGGTGGCCGCGTTCTCGGCAGGCGTCGGCGGAGCCGACACCATCCAAGTTCATCCGTTCGACGTCGCGATCGCCGGTGGCTTCCCGGGGACGGCCGCGAGCTTCGCGCGTCGGATGGCTCGCAATACGCAGCTGCTGCTACTCGAGGAGTCGCACCTCGGGCGTGTCCTCGACCCCGCGGCGGGTTCCTGGCACGTCGAGGACCTCACCGAGCAACTCGCCGAACAGGCGTGGAAGCACTTCCAGGACATCGAGTCGCGCGGCGGCTTCGAACAGGCGCGCGACCACGTGGCGGCCCGGATCGCCGAGGTGGCCGAGCGCCGCGCCGAGGACATCGCGCACCGGCGCACCGCGTTGACCGGTGTCAACGAGTTCCCTGATATCGCCGAACCTCCGTTGCCACAGGGCGATTCGCTGCGGGGGGTGATTCGCTACGCCGCCGGCTTCGAGGCGCTGCGAGACCGCTCCGATGCCTTCCTGGAAAAAACCGGCGTCAGACCGAGAGTGCTGCTCCTGCCGCTGGGCCCACTCGCCGAACACAACGTGCGCACCACGTTCGTGACGAATCTGCTCGCCTCGGGCGGTATCGAGGCGCTGACCGAGGCGGACGAGACGCCCACAATCGCGGTGATCTGCGGCACCGACGCGCGGTACGGAGCCGAAGCCTCCGCCGCCGTCGACTCCGCCCGCGCGGCAGGCATCTCTCATGTGTTGCTGGCCGGGCCGGAAAAGGCTGTCGCCGAGGCTGATTCGAAACCGGACGGCTACCTGACCGCGAAGATCGACGCGGTCGGCACATTGTCGGATCTGCTCACCAGATTGGGGGCCTGA
- a CDS encoding XRE family transcriptional regulator produces the protein MPRTDENGRQLKALLDYLLDGDIDAKDIYDALGTSSSTYYRRIKEADYPDAEELRRVADRFGLSYPDLQIRFGLMTRQEVLSYVEFLQRTTGSTQTAVREATKARTRIPRLSELRPRSDAPPL, from the coding sequence GTGCCCCGGACGGACGAGAACGGCAGACAACTCAAGGCCCTGCTCGACTACCTGCTCGACGGGGACATCGACGCGAAGGACATCTACGACGCCCTGGGCACGTCGAGCAGCACGTACTACCGGCGGATCAAAGAAGCCGACTATCCGGACGCCGAGGAGCTGCGGCGAGTCGCCGACCGGTTCGGCCTGAGCTATCCCGACCTGCAGATCAGATTCGGCCTGATGACCAGGCAGGAAGTGCTGAGCTACGTCGAATTCCTGCAGCGCACAACCGGATCGACGCAGACCGCCGTGCGGGAGGCGACCAAGGCCCGCACCCGGATTCCCCGCCTTTCCGAACTGCGGCCGCGCAGTGACGCTCCGCCGCTTTAA
- the scpA gene encoding methylmalonyl-CoA mutase, with the protein MTATAGIGKDIGSFADISLRGETVTEAPTEAEVTAHVEAAAAAHGYSADQSDWVTPEGIDVKPVFIGADRGAAVAAGYPLDTFPGEPPFVRGPYPTMYVNQPWTIRQYAGFSTAAESNAFYRRNLAAGQKGLSVAFDLATHRGYDSDHPRVQGDVGMAGVAIDSILDMRQLFDGIDLSSVSVSMTMNGAVLPILALYVVAAEEQGVPPEKLAGTIQNDILKEFMVRNTYIYPPQASMRIISDIFGYTSAKMPKFNSISISGYHIQEAGATADLELAYTLADGVEYIKAGLDAGLDVDKFAPRLSFFWGIGMNFFMEVAKLRAGRLLWSELVAEFNPKNPKSLSLRTHSQTSGWSLTAQDPFNNVTRTCIEAMAATQGHTQSLHTNALDEALALPTDFSARIARNTQLLLQQESGTTRPIDPWGGSYYVEWLTHQLATAARMHIGEVVEHGGMAQAISDGIPKLRIEEAAARTQARIDSGQQTVIGVNKYQVDEDHDVEVLKVENSRVRAEQLAKLEQLRGERDQAAVDAALADLGRAAGIREPGGEDGLGNNLLALAVNAARAKATVGEISDALERVYGRHVAEIRTIAGVYRDEMGVGNITPLFKATDLVQKFAEADGRQPRILIAKMGQDGHDRGQKVIATAFADIGFDVDVGSLFSTPEEVARQAADNDVHVVGVSSLAAGHLTLVPALREALAEVGRPDIMIVVGGVIPPGDFDELYAAGATAIFPPGTVIADAAVGLLRKLAERLGYRLD; encoded by the coding sequence GTGACTGCCACCGCGGGAATCGGAAAGGACATCGGCAGCTTCGCCGACATCTCGTTGCGCGGCGAGACCGTTACCGAGGCGCCCACCGAGGCCGAGGTCACCGCCCACGTCGAAGCCGCCGCGGCGGCGCACGGCTACAGCGCCGACCAATCGGATTGGGTGACGCCGGAGGGCATCGACGTCAAGCCCGTCTTCATCGGTGCCGACCGCGGTGCCGCCGTCGCCGCGGGCTATCCGCTCGACACGTTCCCGGGCGAACCGCCGTTCGTGCGGGGCCCGTACCCGACGATGTACGTCAACCAGCCGTGGACCATCCGGCAGTACGCGGGCTTCTCCACCGCCGCGGAGTCCAACGCGTTCTATCGGCGCAACCTCGCGGCCGGGCAGAAGGGCCTCTCGGTGGCCTTCGACCTGGCCACGCACCGCGGCTACGACTCGGATCACCCACGGGTGCAGGGTGACGTCGGCATGGCCGGTGTGGCAATCGATTCCATTCTCGACATGCGCCAACTGTTCGACGGCATCGATCTTTCTTCGGTGTCGGTCTCGATGACGATGAACGGTGCGGTGCTGCCGATCCTCGCGCTGTACGTCGTCGCCGCCGAAGAGCAGGGTGTGCCGCCGGAGAAGCTGGCCGGGACCATCCAGAACGACATCCTCAAAGAGTTCATGGTCCGCAACACCTACATCTACCCGCCCCAGGCGTCGATGCGGATCATCTCCGACATCTTCGGCTACACCAGTGCCAAGATGCCGAAGTTCAACTCGATCTCGATCTCCGGCTACCACATCCAGGAAGCCGGTGCGACAGCCGATCTCGAGCTGGCCTACACGCTGGCCGACGGCGTCGAGTACATCAAGGCCGGTCTCGATGCCGGCCTGGACGTCGACAAGTTCGCGCCGCGGCTGTCGTTCTTCTGGGGCATCGGCATGAACTTCTTCATGGAGGTCGCCAAGCTGCGCGCAGGCCGGTTGCTATGGAGCGAACTGGTCGCCGAATTCAACCCGAAGAACCCGAAATCGCTTTCGCTGCGTACCCATTCGCAGACCTCGGGCTGGTCGCTGACCGCCCAGGACCCGTTCAACAACGTCACGCGCACCTGCATCGAGGCGATGGCGGCCACCCAGGGGCACACCCAGTCCCTGCACACCAACGCCCTCGACGAGGCGCTGGCGCTGCCGACCGACTTCTCGGCACGCATCGCCCGCAACACCCAGTTGCTGCTGCAGCAGGAGTCGGGCACTACCCGGCCCATCGACCCATGGGGCGGCTCGTACTACGTCGAATGGCTGACCCACCAACTCGCCACCGCGGCGCGGATGCACATCGGCGAGGTCGTCGAGCACGGCGGTATGGCCCAGGCGATCTCCGACGGCATCCCGAAGCTGCGCATCGAGGAGGCGGCCGCACGCACACAGGCCCGGATCGACTCGGGGCAGCAGACCGTGATCGGCGTCAACAAGTACCAGGTGGACGAGGACCACGACGTCGAGGTGCTCAAGGTCGAGAACAGTCGCGTGCGCGCGGAGCAGTTGGCCAAGCTCGAGCAGCTGCGCGGCGAGCGGGACCAGGCCGCCGTCGACGCCGCACTGGCCGACCTGGGCCGGGCCGCGGGTATCCGCGAACCCGGGGGTGAGGACGGCCTCGGCAACAACCTGCTGGCGCTTGCCGTCAACGCCGCGCGGGCCAAGGCCACCGTCGGCGAGATCTCCGATGCGCTCGAGCGGGTTTACGGGCGCCACGTCGCGGAGATACGTACGATCGCCGGCGTCTACCGCGACGAAATGGGGGTCGGGAACATCACGCCGCTATTCAAGGCAACCGATCTCGTGCAGAAGTTCGCCGAAGCCGACGGTCGCCAGCCCCGCATCCTGATCGCGAAGATGGGTCAGGACGGCCATGACCGCGGACAGAAGGTGATCGCGACCGCGTTCGCCGACATCGGGTTCGACGTTGACGTCGGCTCGCTTTTCTCCACACCCGAGGAGGTCGCGCGGCAGGCGGCCGACAACGACGTGCACGTCGTCGGCGTCTCGTCGCTGGCGGCCGGACACCTGACCCTGGTGCCCGCACTCCGTGAGGCGCTCGCCGAGGTCGGTCGGCCCGACATCATGATCGTGGTCGGCGGCGTCATCCCGCCGGGGGACTTCGACGAGCTCTACGCCGCCGGGGCGACCGCGATCTTCCCGCCCGGCACGGTGATCGCCGACGCGGCTGTCGGCCTGCTGCGCAAGCTGGCCGAGCGACTGGGCTACCGCCTCGACTAG
- a CDS encoding serine hydrolase domain-containing protein: MTGVESRERSAAIPHGIQGAADSNFACTLRGFSRLFPGRRYGGGALSIYLYGEPVVDVWTGYSDRRGTQYWNPDTGAMVFSVTKGMASTVVHRLADRGLIDYDAPVAEYWPEFGANGKAGITVRDVMQHRAGLSHLNGCTKAQLLDHQVMEERVAAAPVNKLLHGHQAYHALTYGWLMSGLGRAITGKGMRDLIREELAEPLNTDGLHLGRPPAESPTRAAQILAPQSALANPVFNFIAPRLAALGVSGMFGSMYFPGMKSVVQGDTPFLDAEIPAANGVATARSLAKMYGAIANGGRMEGKQFLSEERVALLTGRRPSFWPDRNIFVPLSFHLGYHSLPVPPGLMAGFGHAGLAGSVGWADPTSGLSFGFVHNRLLTRMVLDQAAFAGLGMLIRRDAARARRRGYQPVSDLGAPFYGVPRPVAG, translated from the coding sequence GTGACTGGTGTCGAAAGCCGGGAGCGCAGCGCCGCGATCCCGCACGGTATCCAGGGCGCGGCGGATTCGAACTTCGCATGCACCCTGCGCGGTTTCTCTCGGCTGTTCCCCGGGCGCCGCTACGGCGGCGGCGCCCTGTCGATATACCTGTACGGCGAGCCCGTCGTCGACGTGTGGACCGGCTACTCGGATCGCCGCGGCACCCAGTACTGGAACCCCGACACCGGTGCCATGGTCTTTTCAGTCACAAAGGGCATGGCGTCGACGGTCGTCCATCGCCTCGCCGACCGTGGCCTGATCGACTACGACGCCCCCGTCGCCGAGTACTGGCCCGAGTTCGGGGCCAACGGCAAGGCCGGCATCACCGTGCGCGACGTGATGCAGCACCGGGCCGGACTGTCGCATCTCAACGGCTGCACCAAGGCCCAGCTGCTCGACCACCAGGTGATGGAGGAGCGGGTCGCCGCCGCGCCTGTGAACAAGCTGCTGCACGGGCACCAGGCCTACCACGCGCTGACCTACGGCTGGCTGATGTCCGGACTGGGCCGGGCGATCACCGGTAAGGGAATGCGCGACCTGATCCGCGAGGAACTGGCCGAGCCGCTCAACACCGACGGGCTGCATCTGGGTCGGCCGCCCGCCGAGTCGCCGACGCGCGCGGCGCAGATTCTGGCGCCGCAGAGCGCGCTGGCCAACCCGGTCTTCAACTTCATTGCCCCGCGCTTGGCGGCGCTGGGCGTGTCCGGGATGTTCGGCTCGATGTACTTCCCCGGGATGAAGTCCGTCGTCCAGGGTGACACCCCGTTCCTGGACGCGGAGATCCCGGCGGCCAACGGCGTCGCGACCGCCAGGAGCCTGGCCAAGATGTACGGCGCGATCGCCAACGGCGGCCGCATGGAGGGCAAGCAGTTCCTGTCCGAGGAGCGGGTCGCGCTGCTGACCGGAAGGCGGCCGAGCTTCTGGCCGGATCGCAACATCTTCGTGCCGCTGAGCTTTCACCTCGGCTACCACTCGCTGCCGGTGCCGCCGGGGCTGATGGCCGGCTTCGGCCATGCCGGCCTTGCCGGATCCGTCGGCTGGGCCGATCCGACGAGCGGGCTGTCGTTCGGGTTCGTGCACAATCGGCTGCTGACGCGAATGGTGCTCGACCAGGCCGCCTTCGCCGGGTTGGGGATGCTGATCCGGCGTGACGCCGCACGGGCCCGCAGGCGCGGATATCAGCCGGTTTCCGACCTGGGCGCGCCCTTCTATGGTGTGCCGCGCCCCGTCGCGGGCTAG
- the ileS gene encoding isoleucine--tRNA ligase translates to MTAYPKPTAGAPKFPALEADVLEYWDRDDTFRASIARRDDAPEYVFYDGPPFANGLPHYGHLLTGYVKDIVPRYRTMRGYKVERRFGWDTHGLPAELEVQRQLGITDKAQIEKMGIEKFNDACRASVLKYTDEWRAYVTRQARWVDFDNDYKTLEPEFMESVIWAFKQLWDKGLAYEGNRVLPYCWNDETPLSSHELRMDDDVYQSRQDPAITVGFQVSDGALGGSHLLIWTTTPWTLPSNQAVAVHPDVTYVQVAAPDGRRYVLAEARLAAYARELGEEPEVLATCSGRDLLGIRYLPPFPYFADAPQSFRVLAADFVSTEDGTGIVHMSPAYGEDDMLTAQAAGIEAVTPVDSKGRFDATVPDYAGQHVFDANPQIIRDLKNQAGSAALNGAVLLRHETYEHSYPHCWRCRNPLIYRAVSSWFVKVTEFRDRMVELNQQITWYPEHVKDGQFGKWLAGARDWSISRNRYWGTPIPVWKSDDPAYPRIDVYGSLDELERDFGVRPSDLHRPYIDELTRPNPDDPTGKSTMRRIEDVFDVWFDSGSMPYAQVHYPFENQDWFDSHFPGDFIVEYIGQTRGWFYTLHVLATALFDKPAFKTCVAHGIVLGNDGQKMSKSLRNYPDVTEVFDRDGSDAMRWFLMASPILRGGNLIVTEQGIREGVRQVLLPLWNAYTFLALYAPRKGVWRTDSTHVLDRYIMAKLAVLRDDLTASLDVCDISGACDELRQFTEALTNWYVRRSRSRFWEEDPDAIDTLHTVLEVTARLAAPLLPLITEVIWRGITGERSVHLTDWPGEGVVPADPELVATMDQVREVASTGLSLRKAKRLRVRLPLPKLTVAVDDPQRLAPFTDLIADELNVKAVELTDDIDTYGRFELTVDARVAGPRLGKDVQAAIKAVKAGEAVVNADGTLTAGPAVLQPGEYSSRLVAADAESTAALSDGAGLVVLDGTVTEELEAEGWAKDRIRELQDLRKSTGLDVSDRISVVISVPEEREAWARTHRDLIAREILATSFDFGEPADGSEIGDGVKVAIAKA, encoded by the coding sequence ATGACCGCCTACCCGAAGCCGACCGCCGGTGCGCCGAAGTTCCCGGCGCTGGAGGCCGACGTCCTCGAATACTGGGACCGCGACGACACCTTCCGCGCCAGCATCGCGCGCCGCGACGACGCCCCGGAGTACGTCTTCTACGACGGTCCGCCGTTCGCCAACGGACTGCCCCACTACGGGCACCTGCTCACCGGCTACGTCAAGGACATCGTGCCGCGGTATCGCACCATGCGCGGCTACAAGGTGGAACGCCGGTTCGGCTGGGACACCCACGGCCTGCCCGCCGAACTCGAGGTCCAGCGCCAGCTCGGAATCACCGACAAGGCGCAGATCGAAAAGATGGGCATCGAGAAGTTCAACGACGCCTGCCGCGCCTCGGTGCTCAAGTACACCGACGAATGGCGCGCCTATGTGACCCGGCAGGCCCGCTGGGTGGACTTCGACAACGACTACAAGACCCTCGAACCCGAGTTCATGGAGTCGGTGATCTGGGCGTTCAAACAATTGTGGGACAAGGGTCTTGCGTATGAGGGGAACCGCGTGCTGCCGTACTGCTGGAACGACGAGACCCCGTTGTCCAGCCATGAACTGCGGATGGACGACGACGTCTACCAGAGCCGTCAGGATCCGGCGATCACCGTGGGCTTCCAGGTCAGTGATGGTGCGCTGGGCGGCAGTCACCTGCTGATCTGGACCACCACTCCGTGGACCCTGCCGTCCAACCAGGCCGTCGCGGTGCACCCCGACGTCACCTACGTACAGGTGGCCGCCCCCGACGGCCGGCGGTACGTGTTGGCCGAGGCGCGCCTGGCCGCCTACGCCCGCGAATTGGGCGAGGAGCCGGAGGTGCTGGCCACCTGTTCCGGTCGCGATCTGCTCGGGATCCGCTATCTGCCGCCGTTCCCGTACTTCGCCGATGCGCCCCAGTCGTTTCGGGTGCTAGCCGCGGACTTCGTCAGCACCGAGGACGGCACCGGCATCGTGCACATGTCGCCGGCGTACGGCGAAGACGACATGCTCACCGCGCAGGCCGCGGGCATCGAGGCCGTCACACCGGTGGACTCCAAGGGCCGGTTCGACGCGACCGTGCCCGACTACGCGGGACAGCACGTCTTCGACGCCAACCCGCAGATCATCCGCGACCTGAAGAATCAGGCCGGCTCGGCAGCCCTCAACGGCGCCGTGCTGCTGCGTCACGAGACCTACGAGCACTCCTATCCGCACTGCTGGCGCTGCCGCAACCCCCTGATCTACCGCGCGGTGTCCTCGTGGTTCGTCAAGGTCACCGAGTTCCGCGACCGGATGGTGGAGTTGAACCAGCAGATCACCTGGTATCCCGAACACGTCAAGGACGGTCAGTTCGGCAAGTGGCTGGCCGGCGCCCGCGACTGGTCTATCTCGCGAAACCGCTACTGGGGCACGCCGATTCCGGTCTGGAAGTCCGACGATCCGGCGTATCCGCGTATCGACGTCTACGGCAGCCTCGATGAACTGGAGCGCGACTTCGGGGTGCGCCCCAGCGATCTGCACCGGCCGTACATCGACGAGCTCACCCGGCCCAACCCCGACGACCCGACCGGAAAGTCGACGATGCGCCGCATCGAGGACGTGTTCGACGTCTGGTTCGACTCGGGTTCGATGCCGTACGCCCAGGTGCACTATCCGTTCGAGAACCAGGACTGGTTCGACTCGCATTTTCCCGGTGACTTCATCGTGGAGTACATCGGCCAGACCCGTGGCTGGTTCTACACGCTGCACGTCCTGGCCACCGCGCTGTTCGACAAGCCGGCTTTCAAAACCTGTGTGGCGCACGGGATCGTGCTCGGCAACGACGGCCAGAAGATGAGCAAGTCGCTACGCAACTATCCCGACGTGACCGAGGTGTTCGACCGCGACGGGTCGGATGCGATGCGCTGGTTCCTGATGGCCTCGCCGATCCTGCGTGGCGGCAACCTGATCGTGACCGAACAGGGCATTCGCGAAGGTGTCCGCCAGGTGCTGCTGCCGCTGTGGAACGCCTACACGTTCCTGGCGTTGTACGCGCCCAGGAAGGGCGTGTGGCGTACGGACTCCACGCACGTGCTCGACCGTTACATCATGGCCAAGCTCGCCGTGCTGCGCGACGACCTCACCGCGTCGCTGGATGTCTGCGACATCTCGGGCGCCTGTGACGAGTTGCGGCAGTTCACCGAGGCATTGACCAATTGGTATGTGCGACGGTCTCGTTCGCGGTTCTGGGAGGAGGATCCGGATGCCATCGACACCCTGCACACGGTGTTGGAGGTGACCGCCCGACTGGCGGCTCCGCTGCTTCCGTTGATCACCGAGGTCATCTGGCGCGGGATCACCGGTGAGCGCTCGGTGCACCTGACCGACTGGCCCGGGGAAGGCGTGGTGCCCGCAGACCCCGAGTTGGTCGCGACGATGGACCAGGTGCGGGAGGTGGCGTCGACCGGGTTGTCGCTCCGCAAGGCCAAGAGGCTGCGCGTACGATTGCCGCTACCGAAACTGACTGTGGCCGTGGATGACCCACAGCGCCTGGCGCCGTTCACCGACCTGATCGCCGACGAGCTGAACGTCAAGGCCGTCGAGCTCACCGACGACATCGACACCTACGGCCGGTTCGAGTTGACCGTCGACGCCCGCGTCGCGGGTCCGCGGCTGGGCAAGGACGTGCAAGCGGCGATCAAGGCCGTCAAGGCGGGGGAGGCCGTCGTCAACGCCGACGGCACACTGACCGCGGGCCCGGCGGTGTTGCAGCCCGGGGAGTACAGCTCGCGGCTGGTCGCCGCCGATGCGGAATCCACCGCGGCGCTGTCCGACGGGGCCGGGCTGGTGGTGCTCGACGGCACTGTCACCGAGGAGTTGGAGGCCGAGGGCTGGGCCAAGGACCGCATCCGTGAGCTGCAGGATCTGCGTAAGTCCACGGGCCTCGATGTGTCCGACCGGATCTCGGTGGTGATATCCGTGCCCGAGGAGCGGGAGGCGTGGGCCCGCACGCACCGTGACCTGATCGCGCGCGAAATACTCGCGACCAGCTTCGATTTCGGTGAGCCGGCGGACGGCAGCGAGATCGGTGACGGCGTGAAGGTCGCGATCGCCAAGGCCTAG
- a CDS encoding TVP38/TMEM64 family protein yields MNSVVSTLRAVRGAVVTTLSSIPRLRLIGSLAAIVILVAIALLVPVPTAVQLRDWATSVGPWFPLAFLTAHIVVTVFPFPRTAFTLGAGLLFGPVLGVPLAVTAATISAVIALLLVRAVGLQLHRLVRHPRIQALDARLRERGWPTVVSMRLIPAVPFSVLNYAAGASSVRVLPYTLATLGGLLPGTAAVVILGDALTGNVSPLLVLVSLCTAGLGVAGLVYEIRVHRRHHRDRPPAAPQRECAPPPSARVGGGDIEG; encoded by the coding sequence GTGAACTCCGTCGTCAGCACCCTGCGCGCGGTCCGCGGCGCGGTGGTCACGACGCTTTCGAGCATCCCGCGCTTGCGGCTCATCGGCTCGCTGGCGGCGATTGTGATTCTCGTCGCAATCGCGTTGCTGGTCCCGGTGCCGACCGCCGTGCAGTTGCGCGACTGGGCCACGTCGGTCGGCCCGTGGTTCCCGCTGGCGTTCCTGACCGCCCACATCGTGGTGACCGTCTTCCCGTTCCCGCGCACCGCGTTCACGCTCGGCGCGGGACTGCTGTTCGGACCGGTGCTCGGCGTCCCGCTGGCCGTGACGGCCGCGACGATCAGTGCGGTCATCGCACTGCTGCTGGTCCGCGCCGTCGGCCTGCAACTGCACCGGTTGGTGCGCCATCCCCGAATCCAGGCGCTGGACGCGCGGTTGCGCGAACGGGGCTGGCCCACGGTGGTCTCGATGCGGCTGATCCCCGCCGTGCCGTTTTCCGTGCTCAACTACGCGGCCGGAGCGTCATCGGTGCGCGTGCTGCCGTACACGCTGGCCACGCTCGGGGGGCTGCTGCCGGGAACGGCCGCGGTGGTGATCCTCGGCGACGCGCTCACCGGCAACGTCAGCCCGTTGCTCGTGCTGGTCTCGCTCTGCACGGCCGGTTTGGGCGTGGCGGGGCTGGTCTACGAGATTCGCGTGCACCGGCGCCATCACCGCGACCGCCCTCCGGCGGCGCCTCAGCGTGAATGCGCTCCGCCACCCTCGGCACGGGTGGGCGGCGGCGACATCGAGGGCTGA
- a CDS encoding RNA-binding S4 domain-containing protein has protein sequence MAHPGAEPVDVPIRDASIRLGQFLKLAGLIDSGADAKSVIADGLVTVNGEVERRRGRQLQPADVVAFSGRGARVAR, from the coding sequence ATGGCACACCCGGGCGCCGAACCTGTCGATGTCCCGATCCGGGATGCCTCGATTCGGCTGGGTCAGTTCCTCAAGTTGGCCGGCCTCATCGACTCCGGCGCCGACGCCAAGTCGGTGATCGCCGACGGTTTGGTCACCGTCAACGGCGAGGTCGAACGCCGGCGGGGCCGACAGCTTCAGCCCGCCGATGTCGTGGCGTTCTCCGGCCGTGGCGCCCGGGTGGCTCGCTAG